A stretch of the Terriglobia bacterium genome encodes the following:
- a CDS encoding DUF547 domain-containing protein yields MDRSQNNCSVKLTAVMLALFVLMPPSMLPKVDLAPWDEILHQYVNQQHLVDYTKLKQHDGKKLHEFVASLGQPGSQKLSADEKKALLINAYNSMTMEWIVENYPVQSIWDTPSPFKARRFRLAGESVSLDEIESRLREMKDPRIHAALVCAARSCPPLRREAYLPGRLDEQLDANVREWLANSALNNFYPERRLVSVSPIFKWYRSDFDAYPGGFHGFLLKFGPPAAMDKLRDGKFAIRFETYHWGLNDQSGRGKGYSSFQLGINWLKNWFRNWSRNLGRKYNVNPAIFAGIYLGAIPFFTVCVGWIISNLRRKKSITLPVLAASFFFISAYLYLLIVGRNIPAWVYAFVLAMIIFGVYSTVRKVRAQARVGDKT; encoded by the coding sequence GTGGATAGATCGCAAAACAACTGTTCCGTGAAACTGACCGCCGTCATGCTTGCCCTTTTCGTCCTCATGCCGCCCAGCATGCTGCCAAAAGTCGATCTGGCGCCGTGGGACGAAATCCTGCATCAGTATGTCAATCAGCAACATCTGGTCGATTACACAAAGTTGAAACAGCATGATGGGAAAAAGCTCCACGAGTTCGTTGCAAGCCTCGGCCAGCCTGGATCGCAGAAACTATCGGCGGATGAGAAAAAAGCGCTCCTGATCAACGCCTACAACTCAATGACGATGGAGTGGATTGTCGAAAATTATCCGGTGCAAAGCATCTGGGACACGCCAAGCCCCTTCAAGGCGCGGCGTTTTCGCCTGGCCGGAGAATCGGTCTCGCTGGATGAGATCGAATCCCGCCTTCGCGAGATGAAAGATCCCAGGATTCATGCCGCGCTGGTATGCGCTGCGCGCAGTTGTCCGCCGCTCAGGCGCGAAGCCTACTTGCCCGGAAGGCTGGACGAGCAATTGGATGCCAACGTGCGCGAGTGGCTGGCCAATTCTGCGCTTAACAATTTTTATCCGGAAAGGCGCCTGGTGAGCGTGAGTCCAATCTTCAAATGGTATCGATCGGATTTCGATGCATATCCGGGCGGATTTCACGGTTTCCTGCTTAAGTTCGGCCCGCCGGCTGCCATGGACAAACTCAGAGACGGCAAGTTCGCCATCCGCTTCGAAACTTACCACTGGGGCTTGAATGATCAATCCGGCCGGGGTAAGGGCTACTCGTCATTTCAGTTGGGCATCAATTGGCTGAAGAACTGGTTTCGCAACTGGTCTCGAAACCTGGGGCGGAAATACAACGTCAATCCTGCCATCTTCGCCGGGATCTATTTGGGCGCCATTCCATTCTTTACTGTTTGCGTCGGCTGGATCATCAGCAACCTGCGCCGAAAGAAATCCATCACTCTGCCTGTCCTGGCGGCTTCCTTCTTCTTCATCTCCGCCTATCTTTATCTGCTCATCGTGGGGCGCAACATCCCAGCGTGGGTTTATGCCTTCGTCCTGGCGATGATCATTTTCGGGGTGTACTCAACAGTCCGTAAAGTCCGCGCTCAAGCGCGCGTCGGCGACAAGACTTGA